ATTAGATACAAAAACACAGGATGCAGTTATAAGGAATATTGAAATAATCGGAGAGGCTGTAAAATTATTATCCCCACAAATTAAAGAAAAATATAAAAACATTCCTTGGAAAAACATTGCAGGGATGAGAGATAAACTTATACATTTTTATTTTGGGGTAAATATAGATATTGTTTGGGATGTCGCAAAAAATAAAGTTTTAGTATTAGAAGAACTAATAAATGAAATTTTAAATGAAATGTCAAAAAAATAAGTTTAACTAACTAAATTATTTATCTTGAAAAATTAACATAGACTCATAAAACTCTCTTTATAGCGTTCCAAGTTATATAATTTTTAGGCCTTATTTTTCCTTTAATAGGATTATAAAATAAATTTTTTAACTAACAATTCTCTAATATCATGGGGAATATTATCACTATCAATCTCAAACTCTTCTTTAAATAATGGCAATACATTAACAACTTCATTATATTCTTTTTCATTAGTCCATTTAAGTTTCTCTAAAAAGAACCTTAATTTAGAACTTTCAATTTTAAAAATTTATCTAAACTTTCTTTTAAATCATGAATTCTCATGTTATCAATGACCCAAATAATATCCATTGGATTACCACCAACATAGGAGTAAATTAATTCCTTCTCTTCATTAGTAAGAGTTCTATTCAACTTTTCTTTCGAGAAAAAGTCCATAAATTTTAGAGTAGTTTCTTTATCAAAGTCATCAACTAATATATAATTAACTTCATTGGATAGTATATGGAATGCAACGTCTTCCATGAATAAAACATCTGAAGTCATACAAAAAACATGTGTTAATTGAAATTCGGTTATATAGGTTAAGAATTTGAAGAATGAGGAAATGAGCGGTTTAGGATATTTCAAATGGCTAATTTTTTGTAGTTCATCAAAAATTAATATTGGCTGTAGTTCTTGATTTTTTAATTCTGATAAGAGGTTTATAATATATTTTGAGAGAGAGGTATTGCTCCTTAAAATCTCATTAAAAGTATTCTCGTGTATTGGTATTCTATTAATTATTGGAGATTCTTCGAGTGTTTGTTTTATAACTTCTAACGGTGTTGTATTTTTATTATACTCTTCAAATAGAGAAATTAGAATGTCATTACAATTTCTTAAGTATATGCATCTAAAATTAAAATAGAATGGAATATACTTTTTCTTATCTAACTTGTTGGTGATTATTTCATTAATTAGTGCAGTCTTACCACTGTTTATGGGACCATATACAAAGTTAATTAAAAAGGTTTTATTTTCTAAA
The DNA window shown above is from Methanocaldococcus sp. and carries:
- a CDS encoding DUF86 domain-containing protein, coding for MSKRGDKEILMDILEAIQRIKNYTEGMDYETFLLDTKTQDAVIRNIEIIGEAVKLLSPQIKEKYKNIPWKNIAGMRDKLIHFYFGVNIDIVWDVAKNKVLVLEELINEILNEMSKK
- a CDS encoding ATP-binding protein, coding for MKFFNREKEINKILAILENKTFLINFVYGPINSGKTALINEIITNKLDKKKYIPFYFNFRCIYLRNCNDILISLFEEYNKNTTPLEVIKQTLEESPIINRIPIHENTFNEILRSNTSLSKYIINLLSELKNQELQPILIFDELQKISHLKYPKPLISSFFKFLTYITEFQLTHVFCMTSDVLFMEDVAFHILSNEVNYILVDDFDKETTLKFMDFFSKEKLNRTLTNEEKELIYSYVGGNPMDIIWVIDNMRIHDLKESLDKFLKLKVLN